Proteins from a single region of Catenulispora acidiphila DSM 44928:
- a CDS encoding glycoside hydrolase family 2 TIM barrel-domain containing protein: protein MPSDTETSYQRFAYVEDRSPGTGRLAPRAAFASDAAVLGLDGRWRFRLAAGLHDTTEAFQAPDFDDAAWDEIAVPSCWQMDGLPGEPRYGAPAYTNVTYPIPLNPPHVPRENPTGEYRYAFDVPGDFHASGARLRFEGVDSCFAVWLNGALLGDGKGSRLPTEFDVSSVLEPGRQNVIAVRVHQWSAGTYLEDQDMWWLSGIFRSAAVLERPREGISDFFVHADYDPATGAGTLRIDVTGTARLTVPDLGIADADPAGPFVIRRVEPWSDERPRLYAGELVSAGERVPIRIGFRRVEAADGVLRANGKPLKFRGVNRHEWHPLTGRTLSPETMLEDVLLMKRHNINAVRTSHYPPDSRFLDLCDEYGLWVIDECDLETHGFAVVGWRENPVADPAWREALLDRAERMVERDKNHPSVVIWSLGNECGSGENLAAMAAWIRERNPERLIHYEGDHDSSYVDLYSRMYSDYDHVAAIGVYQEPTTVDPTADAHRRSIPFMLCEFAHAMGNGPGGLLEYRDLFEAHPRLAGGFVWEWIDHGVAQGSHYAYGGDFGERVHDGNFVADGLLFPDRTPSPGLLEYAKLCEPVRIEGDTVRNLHHSRDTGYLRWRWRLEIDGDLIAQDELPVPPIAPGSTFRLRYPDELTKAAHAAGPGERWLTVEAVLSDGEPWAPAGHVVAWSQLELGDAPFTDADPLVDQAVALAADALLAATAVGGSAIDRGDAAADYLTPQRLGDTVTLGPASFDASSGELLGLAGLAIDGFALDLWRAPIDNERWSSFTAPPLVEAWRTAGLDRLEHDVLAVESEPDAFTVTTRVGPVGRDHHLDVVYVWSATDSRLCLTVHVAPNRPWPCPIPRLGVSFQLPGELNTVSWYGLGPGEAYRDSRSAVRIGHYQSSAADLQTPYLFPQENGNRHQVRRASLTRPDGTGLLLSGAPHFDLAVRPWSSAAMEAARHPDELIPSGRLHVQVDHAHHGIGSASCGHPLQPRHRLEAGRASFAFTLEALQ, encoded by the coding sequence ATGCCCAGTGACACTGAGACCTCCTACCAGCGTTTCGCCTACGTCGAGGACCGCTCCCCCGGGACCGGCCGGCTCGCACCGCGCGCGGCGTTCGCCTCCGACGCCGCGGTCCTCGGGCTCGACGGCCGGTGGCGCTTCCGCCTGGCCGCCGGGCTGCACGACACGACAGAGGCATTCCAGGCGCCGGACTTCGACGACGCCGCCTGGGACGAGATCGCCGTCCCGTCGTGCTGGCAGATGGACGGCCTGCCCGGCGAGCCGCGCTACGGCGCGCCGGCGTACACGAACGTCACCTATCCGATCCCGCTGAACCCGCCGCACGTCCCGCGCGAGAACCCGACCGGCGAGTACCGCTACGCCTTCGACGTGCCCGGCGACTTCCACGCCTCGGGTGCGCGCTTACGCTTCGAAGGCGTCGATTCCTGCTTCGCGGTCTGGCTGAACGGCGCGCTGCTCGGCGACGGCAAGGGCTCGCGGCTGCCCACCGAGTTCGACGTCTCCTCCGTGCTGGAACCGGGGCGGCAGAACGTGATCGCGGTCCGTGTCCACCAATGGTCGGCGGGAACCTACCTGGAAGACCAGGACATGTGGTGGCTGTCCGGCATCTTCCGCTCGGCGGCGGTCCTGGAGCGGCCGCGCGAGGGTATCTCAGACTTCTTCGTCCACGCCGACTACGACCCGGCGACCGGCGCCGGCACGCTGCGGATCGACGTCACCGGCACGGCCCGCCTCACCGTCCCCGACCTCGGCATCGCCGACGCCGACCCGGCCGGGCCGTTCGTCATCAGGCGGGTCGAGCCCTGGAGCGACGAGCGGCCGCGCCTGTACGCCGGCGAGCTGGTCAGCGCCGGCGAGCGCGTACCAATCCGTATCGGCTTCCGCCGCGTCGAGGCCGCCGACGGCGTCCTGCGCGCCAACGGCAAGCCGCTGAAGTTCCGCGGCGTGAACCGCCACGAGTGGCATCCGCTCACCGGCCGCACGCTGAGCCCGGAGACGATGCTGGAGGACGTGCTGCTGATGAAGCGGCACAACATCAACGCCGTCCGCACCTCGCACTACCCGCCGGACTCCCGCTTCCTGGACCTGTGCGACGAATACGGGCTCTGGGTCATCGACGAGTGCGACCTGGAGACGCACGGCTTCGCCGTGGTCGGCTGGCGCGAGAACCCCGTCGCCGACCCCGCGTGGCGCGAGGCGCTGTTGGACCGCGCCGAGCGCATGGTCGAGCGGGACAAGAACCACCCGAGCGTGGTGATCTGGTCGCTGGGCAACGAATGCGGCAGCGGCGAGAACCTGGCCGCGATGGCCGCGTGGATCCGGGAGCGCAACCCCGAGCGCCTGATCCATTACGAGGGCGACCACGACTCCTCCTACGTCGACCTCTACTCGCGGATGTACTCCGACTACGACCACGTCGCCGCCATCGGGGTGTATCAGGAGCCGACGACGGTCGATCCGACGGCCGACGCGCACCGGCGCTCCATCCCCTTCATGCTCTGCGAATTCGCCCACGCGATGGGCAATGGACCCGGCGGCCTGCTGGAATACCGCGACCTGTTCGAGGCCCATCCCCGGCTGGCCGGCGGCTTCGTCTGGGAGTGGATCGACCACGGCGTCGCGCAGGGCTCGCACTACGCCTACGGCGGCGACTTCGGCGAGCGCGTGCACGACGGCAACTTCGTCGCCGACGGCCTGCTCTTCCCGGACCGCACGCCCTCGCCGGGTCTGCTGGAATACGCCAAGCTCTGCGAGCCGGTCCGCATCGAGGGCGACACCGTTCGCAACCTGCACCACAGCCGGGACACCGGATATCTGCGCTGGCGCTGGCGATTGGAGATCGACGGCGACCTTATCGCGCAGGACGAACTCCCCGTCCCACCGATCGCCCCCGGCTCGACCTTCCGCCTCCGTTACCCGGACGAGCTGACGAAGGCCGCCCACGCCGCCGGCCCGGGCGAGCGCTGGCTGACCGTCGAGGCGGTGCTGTCCGACGGTGAACCATGGGCGCCGGCCGGGCACGTGGTCGCCTGGAGCCAGCTCGAGCTGGGAGACGCGCCGTTCACCGACGCCGATCCGCTGGTGGACCAAGCGGTCGCGCTGGCTGCGGACGCGCTGCTGGCGGCGACCGCCGTCGGCGGCAGCGCGATCGACCGCGGCGACGCGGCGGCCGATTACCTGACGCCGCAACGCCTCGGCGACACCGTCACCCTGGGACCGGCCTCCTTCGACGCCTCCTCCGGCGAGCTGCTGGGCTTGGCAGGGCTGGCGATCGACGGCTTCGCCCTGGATCTGTGGCGCGCTCCGATCGACAACGAACGCTGGTCCTCCTTCACCGCGCCGCCGTTGGTCGAGGCGTGGCGGACGGCCGGCCTGGACCGGCTGGAGCACGACGTCCTGGCGGTCGAGTCCGAGCCCGACGCGTTCACCGTCACGACGCGCGTCGGTCCGGTCGGCCGCGACCACCATCTCGACGTCGTCTACGTCTGGTCGGCGACGGACTCCCGGCTGTGCCTGACCGTCCACGTCGCGCCGAACCGGCCTTGGCCGTGCCCGATCCCCCGGCTCGGCGTGTCCTTCCAGCTGCCCGGCGAGCTGAATACCGTGAGCTGGTACGGACTCGGGCCCGGCGAGGCCTACCGGGACAGCCGGTCGGCGGTGCGGATCGGGCATTATCAGAGCTCTGCCGCCGATCTGCAGACGCCCTACCTTTTCCCGCAGGAGAACGGGAACCGCCACCAGGTGCGCAGAGCCTCGCTCACGCGTCCCGACGGCACCGGGCTGCTGCTCTCCGGCGCGCCGCACTTCGATCTCGCCGTGCGGCCGTGGAGCAGCGCCGCAATGGAAGCCGCGCGCCATCCCGACGAGCTGATTCCCTCCGGGCGGCTGCACGTCCAGGTGGACCACGCGCACCACGGCATCGGCAGTGCGTCGTGCGGCCACCCCCTGCAGCCCCGCCATCGCCTCGAGGCCGGCCGCGCGAGCTTTGCCTTCACCCTGGAGGCGCTACAGTAG
- a CDS encoding NUDIX hydrolase has translation MDAEGLRGEQPSVTWHDAPVPPGMPVTQAYVWALDPDDGRVLIQDRGPQHPHRYTLPGGRPEPEDGGDLLQTAAREAMEESQIRIDTERAVYLGHQVVTWFEKRPEPYAQIRYAAPIIAYEPIGPDPDNGRTNRRFMTSLERAPELINWHETGASQAKAALRAGEELGFRVRDPSPEGYRDGEKDRYLVCHDYGMGALWWWVTARNATEIMERVADVVVATSSESIARFADGDLEEVDIDAPDENPLSSLKATRDEQRGKPGFGALVGRGTVYVRQAWDENGDGSLDHYLMELGQDGYRIRQVVEHADGRRVKTDDDDWPFNPPFDLYDPELGLAEVDRAVFEAAWDDAEHETGV, from the coding sequence ATGGACGCCGAGGGACTTCGCGGAGAACAGCCGTCCGTCACATGGCACGACGCGCCGGTCCCGCCCGGCATGCCGGTGACGCAGGCGTACGTCTGGGCGCTCGACCCCGACGACGGCAGGGTCCTGATCCAGGACCGCGGTCCGCAGCACCCGCACCGCTACACCCTCCCCGGCGGCCGCCCCGAACCGGAGGACGGTGGCGACCTGCTGCAGACCGCCGCCCGCGAGGCGATGGAGGAGTCCCAGATCCGCATCGACACCGAGCGCGCGGTCTATCTGGGCCACCAGGTCGTCACCTGGTTCGAGAAGCGCCCGGAACCGTACGCCCAGATCCGTTACGCCGCCCCGATCATCGCCTACGAACCCATCGGACCCGACCCCGACAACGGCCGCACCAACCGCCGCTTCATGACCAGCCTGGAGCGCGCCCCGGAGCTCATCAACTGGCATGAAACCGGCGCCTCGCAAGCCAAAGCGGCCCTGCGCGCCGGCGAAGAACTCGGCTTCCGCGTCCGGGACCCCTCGCCGGAGGGCTACCGCGACGGCGAGAAAGACCGCTACCTCGTCTGCCACGACTACGGCATGGGCGCTCTGTGGTGGTGGGTGACCGCCCGCAACGCCACGGAGATCATGGAACGCGTCGCGGATGTCGTCGTGGCGACGTCGAGCGAGAGCATCGCCCGGTTCGCCGACGGCGACCTGGAGGAGGTCGACATCGACGCCCCCGACGAGAACCCGCTGAGCAGCCTGAAGGCCACCCGCGACGAGCAGCGCGGAAAACCCGGCTTCGGCGCCCTCGTCGGCCGCGGCACGGTCTATGTACGCCAAGCCTGGGACGAGAACGGCGACGGCAGCCTGGACCACTACCTCATGGAACTCGGGCAGGACGGTTACCGCATCCGCCAGGTCGTGGAGCACGCCGACGGCCGCCGCGTGAAGACCGATGACGACGACTGGCCCTTCAACCCGCCCTTCGACCTCTACGACCCGGAACTGGGTCTGGCCGAGGTGGACCGCGCCGTCTTCGAGGCGGCGTGGGACGACGCGGAACACGAAACAGGAGTCTGA
- a CDS encoding PspA/IM30 family protein, which produces MSGVMKRMKLVVEAKANAAMERRENPVEMLDLSYEKQLELLQKVRRGVAEVATSRKRLEIQLKNLQADYDKRGEQAKRALEVGREDLAREALVRRAPVQQQIEDMTLQYNALQGEEEKLVRASQSLQQKVDAFRTKKETIKATYAAAQATTQIGEAFSGLSEEMGDVNMAIERAENKTAQLQARGAALDELTASGVLNDPTGYGKDDITRELEALSAGSGVENEMSRLRNEIAAGDSKKQIGPGAGA; this is translated from the coding sequence ATGAGCGGCGTCATGAAGCGGATGAAGCTGGTCGTCGAGGCCAAGGCCAACGCGGCCATGGAGCGCCGCGAGAATCCGGTCGAGATGCTCGACCTGTCCTACGAGAAGCAGTTGGAGCTGCTGCAGAAGGTGCGCCGCGGGGTCGCGGAGGTGGCGACCAGCCGCAAGCGCCTGGAGATCCAGCTCAAGAACCTCCAAGCCGACTACGACAAGCGCGGCGAGCAGGCCAAGCGCGCCCTGGAAGTGGGCCGCGAGGACCTCGCCCGCGAAGCGCTGGTCCGCCGCGCCCCGGTCCAGCAGCAGATCGAGGACATGACGCTGCAGTACAACGCCCTGCAGGGCGAAGAGGAGAAGCTGGTCCGCGCCTCCCAGAGCCTGCAGCAGAAGGTGGACGCCTTCCGCACCAAGAAGGAGACCATCAAGGCCACCTACGCCGCGGCCCAGGCGACCACCCAGATCGGCGAGGCCTTCAGCGGCCTGTCCGAGGAGATGGGCGACGTCAACATGGCCATCGAGCGCGCCGAGAACAAGACGGCGCAACTCCAGGCCCGCGGCGCCGCCCTCGACGAACTCACCGCCTCCGGCGTCCTGAACGACCCCACCGGCTACGGCAAGGACGACATCACCCGCGAGCTCGAAGCCCTCTCCGCCGGCTCCGGCGTGGAGAACGAGATGTCCCGCCTGCGCAACGAGATCGCCGCCGGCGACTCGAAGAAGCAGATCGGCCCGGGCGCGGGGGCTTAG
- a CDS encoding LacI family DNA-binding transcriptional regulator encodes MADVARVAGVSLKTVSRVVNNVPTVDSQLVAKVDAAVAELGFRRNDMARNLRAGGSSATVGLLIEDLANPFYAGIAAAAAQYALDRDTLLITASSEEDVDRERKLLLELCARRVDGLLVVPAADADHVYLRPEIERGTPIVFLDRPPRNLRADTVLIDNAAGARTGIEHLVAEGHTRIGVVADWLSISPMAERLGAAEKALEQAGLPYRPDLITSGVHTVRDATAAVNAMLDGPEPPTAVFALNNRLVLGALSAVRGRAAEVELVGFDDFETAAFVPWPLTVVSYDVREIGRIGAELLFNRIAGDRSRPKTVVVPTELIVRSAG; translated from the coding sequence ATGGCGGACGTGGCGCGGGTCGCGGGCGTCAGCCTGAAGACCGTATCGCGGGTGGTGAACAACGTCCCCACCGTGGACTCCCAGCTCGTGGCGAAGGTCGACGCCGCCGTCGCCGAACTCGGCTTCCGCCGCAACGACATGGCGCGCAACCTGCGGGCCGGCGGCAGTTCGGCGACGGTGGGCCTGCTCATCGAGGACCTGGCGAACCCGTTCTACGCGGGCATAGCAGCCGCGGCGGCGCAGTACGCGCTGGACCGCGACACGCTGCTGATCACGGCCAGCTCCGAGGAGGACGTCGACCGGGAGCGCAAGTTGCTGCTGGAGCTGTGCGCGCGGCGGGTGGACGGTCTGCTGGTGGTCCCGGCCGCCGACGCGGACCACGTCTACCTGCGCCCGGAGATCGAGCGCGGCACGCCGATCGTGTTCCTGGACCGGCCGCCGCGCAACCTGCGCGCGGACACGGTGCTGATCGACAACGCGGCCGGCGCCCGCACCGGGATCGAGCACCTCGTCGCCGAGGGGCACACCCGGATCGGCGTGGTGGCGGACTGGCTGAGCATCTCCCCGATGGCCGAGCGGCTCGGCGCCGCGGAGAAGGCGTTGGAGCAGGCCGGACTGCCGTATCGGCCGGACCTGATCACGTCCGGCGTGCACACCGTGCGGGACGCCACCGCCGCGGTGAACGCGATGCTCGACGGCCCGGAGCCGCCGACCGCGGTGTTCGCGCTGAACAACCGGCTGGTCCTCGGCGCGCTCAGTGCGGTGCGCGGCCGCGCGGCGGAGGTCGAGCTGGTCGGCTTCGACGACTTCGAGACCGCCGCGTTCGTGCCGTGGCCGCTGACGGTGGTCTCCTACGACGTCCGCGAGATCGGCCGGATCGGCGCGGAACTGCTGTTCAACCGCATCGCGGGCGACCGCTCGCGGCCCAAGACCGTCGTCGTGCCGACGGAGTTGATAGTGCGCAGCGCCGGCTGA
- a CDS encoding alpha/beta fold hydrolase codes for MTFTAVDHIATPVLDIAYKHAGDPEGIPVVLLHGFPYDVRAYDKVAAALVARGGYSVYAPYLRGFGKTRFLSETNMRSGQQGAIGQDLLDFIDALGLDRPIVGGYDWGGRAACIVAALWPARVRGLVTVDGYNVQNIAHSGEPSKPEWEATYWYQYYFQSERGRRGLERNREELCELLWRTWSPTWTKASAEFPASAPSLHNPDFVEVVIHSYRHRYNLVEGDPRYQAIEERLAFGTEISVPTVVLESGADGIGGAGFDASGDRELFTGRFEYRKVDGVGHNLPQEAPEAFADAVHLLGSAADEG; via the coding sequence ATGACCTTCACTGCGGTGGATCACATAGCGACGCCAGTACTCGACATCGCCTATAAGCACGCCGGGGACCCCGAGGGGATACCCGTCGTACTGCTCCACGGCTTCCCTTATGACGTCCGTGCTTACGACAAGGTCGCCGCCGCATTGGTGGCGCGGGGTGGTTACTCCGTATACGCGCCGTATCTCAGGGGTTTCGGTAAAACGCGCTTCCTGTCGGAGACGAACATGCGGTCCGGACAGCAGGGCGCGATCGGTCAGGACTTGCTCGATTTCATCGACGCGCTCGGCCTGGACCGGCCGATCGTCGGCGGCTACGACTGGGGCGGCCGGGCGGCGTGCATCGTCGCGGCGCTGTGGCCGGCGCGGGTGCGCGGGCTGGTGACGGTCGACGGGTACAACGTGCAGAACATCGCGCACTCCGGTGAGCCGTCGAAGCCGGAGTGGGAGGCGACGTACTGGTATCAGTACTACTTCCAGAGCGAGCGCGGACGGCGCGGGTTGGAGCGCAACCGCGAGGAGTTGTGCGAGCTGCTGTGGCGGACGTGGTCGCCGACGTGGACGAAGGCTTCGGCCGAGTTCCCGGCGAGCGCGCCGAGCCTGCACAATCCCGACTTCGTCGAGGTGGTCATCCATTCCTACCGGCACCGGTACAACCTCGTCGAGGGCGATCCGCGGTACCAGGCGATCGAGGAGCGGCTCGCTTTCGGGACCGAGATCTCGGTACCGACTGTCGTGTTGGAGTCCGGGGCGGACGGGATCGGCGGAGCAGGGTTCGACGCTTCGGGGGACCGGGAGTTGTTCACCGGCCGGTTCGAGTACCGGAAGGTGGACGGGGTCGGGCACAACCTGCCGCAGGAAGCGCCGGAGGCGTTCGCCGACGCGGTCCACCTGCTGGGTTCCGCGGCGGACGAGGGCTGA
- a CDS encoding EamA family transporter, which produces MTSPVSVNRTTAGVLFGVTSSVAFGAGGPFAKALIAAGFSPLQAVWIRLVGTVVVLVALCLVLRRPGQLATMARHKWPIVTYGLVAVAACQALYFVAASRLPVGIAILLEFTGPVLVVAWEKLVRHAHVSRESAIGVGVAMLGLAVVVQIWSGVHLDAIGLMAGLGAAAGNATYFLLIDRLAGSVDPLTLTTGGMIVGMVVLVPLAAPWSAPWHILGQSVPMGSHHLPGWTLAAFIVLISTILSYLSGAAAIQRLNAPVAAGLAYVEPASATIVAWAALGERLSLTQIAGGVIVLAGAFLAQRGIGHTTGADPDSGRSILGTTVTTEALIP; this is translated from the coding sequence GTGACCAGCCCCGTATCCGTCAACCGCACCACGGCCGGTGTCCTGTTCGGTGTGACCTCCTCGGTGGCCTTCGGAGCCGGCGGACCGTTCGCCAAGGCCCTGATCGCCGCCGGGTTCAGTCCGCTGCAGGCGGTGTGGATCCGCTTGGTGGGCACGGTCGTGGTGCTGGTCGCGCTGTGCCTGGTGCTGCGGCGGCCCGGGCAACTGGCGACGATGGCGCGGCACAAGTGGCCGATCGTGACGTACGGGCTGGTCGCGGTCGCGGCGTGTCAGGCGCTGTACTTCGTCGCCGCCTCGCGGCTGCCGGTCGGGATCGCGATCCTGCTGGAGTTCACCGGGCCGGTGCTGGTGGTCGCCTGGGAGAAGCTGGTGCGGCACGCGCATGTGTCGCGGGAGTCGGCGATCGGCGTCGGGGTGGCGATGCTGGGACTCGCGGTCGTGGTGCAGATCTGGTCCGGGGTGCACCTGGACGCCATCGGGCTCATGGCCGGGCTCGGCGCCGCCGCCGGGAACGCGACGTATTTCCTGCTGATCGACCGCCTCGCCGGCTCGGTCGATCCGCTGACCCTCACCACCGGCGGGATGATCGTCGGCATGGTGGTGCTGGTGCCGCTGGCCGCGCCGTGGTCCGCGCCCTGGCACATCCTCGGGCAGTCGGTCCCCATGGGCTCGCACCATCTGCCGGGCTGGACGCTGGCCGCGTTCATCGTGCTGATCAGCACGATCCTGTCGTACCTGAGCGGTGCGGCGGCGATCCAGCGGCTGAACGCGCCGGTCGCCGCGGGTCTGGCGTACGTCGAACCGGCCTCGGCGACCATCGTCGCCTGGGCCGCCCTCGGCGAGCGGCTGTCGCTGACCCAGATCGCCGGCGGGGTGATCGTCTTGGCGGGAGCGTTCCTGGCCCAGCGCGGTATCGGGCACACCACCGGTGCCGATCCGGATTCTGGCCGGTCTATCCTGGGAACCACGGTCACCACGGAAGCGTTGATCCCTTGA
- a CDS encoding NAD-dependent epimerase/dehydratase family protein: protein MSERILITGAAGRIGTALRPLLARPGRVLRLLDIHPVKPGDDDAEIVTASFTDPAALDEACDGVDAVVHLGGKPGEGSWEELAEVNVEGTRQVLEAAVRHGIPRVVLASSIHAAGFWTRDEVGPDGFLPSDTAPRPDTLYGVSKAAVEGLGSLYHSRFGIDVSCLRFGAYRPEPLSIVDLTVWISHEDGARLVQACLSTPPPAGFRVLWGISANARRWFSLAEGAAIGYHPEDDAERFAAGMSGVEDFDWSDPLLHLVGGSFCTLPLGRGRG from the coding sequence GTGAGCGAACGGATCCTGATCACCGGCGCGGCCGGACGCATCGGCACCGCGCTGCGTCCGCTGTTGGCGCGGCCCGGACGGGTGCTGCGGCTGCTCGACATTCATCCGGTGAAGCCCGGCGACGACGACGCGGAGATCGTGACCGCGTCGTTCACCGATCCGGCGGCGCTGGACGAGGCGTGCGACGGTGTGGACGCCGTGGTGCATCTCGGCGGGAAGCCCGGGGAGGGCTCCTGGGAGGAACTGGCCGAGGTGAACGTCGAGGGCACTCGGCAGGTGCTGGAGGCCGCGGTACGGCACGGGATACCGCGCGTCGTGCTCGCCTCGAGCATCCACGCCGCGGGGTTCTGGACCCGGGACGAGGTCGGACCGGACGGGTTCCTCCCGTCCGACACGGCGCCGCGCCCGGACACGCTTTACGGCGTGAGCAAGGCGGCGGTGGAAGGGCTGGGAAGCCTGTACCACTCGCGGTTCGGGATCGATGTCAGCTGTCTGCGATTCGGCGCGTACCGGCCGGAGCCGCTGTCGATCGTCGACCTCACGGTCTGGATCTCGCACGAGGACGGCGCGCGCCTGGTCCAGGCGTGCCTGAGCACCCCGCCGCCGGCTGGGTTCCGGGTGCTGTGGGGGATCTCGGCGAACGCTCGGCGCTGGTTCTCCCTGGCCGAGGGCGCGGCGATCGGCTACCACCCGGAGGACGATGCCGAGCGCTTCGCGGCGGGCATGTCCGGGGTCGAGGACTTCGACTGGTCGGACCCTTTGCTGCACCTGGTCGGTGGCAGCTTCTGCACCTTGCCGCTGGGGCGGGGGCGGGGCTGA
- a CDS encoding LacI family DNA-binding transcriptional regulator, protein MPGRPTMRSVADHAGVSHQTVSRVVNGDPTVTDMVRERVVASMSALGYRPSAGGRAMARGRTEVVGLVIPHDPGFAFGNDHLIRMMTGAEQELAARGYGMLLSTREASKDPASAYRRFDRRRLVDGLIVEGGAGTDALPHLVELGYPVVVIGYTDDELPMVHPDDQGGAYAVAQHLLALGHRRIGLVNGPLENGLAIAARLRGVHRAFADARIEPDPELMVHGDFTFESGHAAAQRLMTRPDPPTAVFAFNDAMALGVVRWLREHGRSVPGDVSVAGFDDTSAAVLGETPLTSVALQSVDLGRRAAQILVDQLDGKDPHNGETIMAGRLIVRASTAPPSAAAAD, encoded by the coding sequence ATGCCAGGACGGCCGACCATGCGCAGCGTCGCGGACCATGCGGGGGTCTCGCACCAGACGGTTTCGCGGGTGGTGAACGGTGATCCGACGGTCACCGACATGGTCCGCGAGCGCGTCGTCGCCTCGATGTCGGCGCTCGGATACCGGCCGAGCGCCGGTGGGCGGGCCATGGCGCGCGGTCGCACCGAGGTGGTCGGGCTGGTGATTCCGCATGATCCGGGGTTCGCGTTCGGCAACGACCATCTGATCCGCATGATGACCGGTGCGGAGCAGGAGCTGGCGGCACGCGGCTACGGCATGCTGCTGTCCACTCGCGAGGCCTCCAAAGATCCCGCCTCCGCCTATCGCCGCTTCGACCGACGACGCCTGGTCGACGGTCTGATCGTCGAGGGCGGCGCCGGTACCGACGCGTTGCCGCACTTGGTGGAGCTGGGCTATCCGGTCGTGGTGATCGGCTACACCGACGACGAACTTCCCATGGTGCATCCCGACGACCAGGGCGGCGCCTACGCGGTCGCGCAGCACCTGCTGGCGCTCGGCCACCGCCGCATCGGCTTGGTCAACGGCCCGCTGGAGAACGGGCTGGCGATCGCCGCACGTCTGCGCGGCGTCCATCGCGCCTTCGCCGACGCCCGCATCGAGCCCGATCCGGAATTGATGGTCCACGGAGACTTCACCTTCGAATCCGGTCACGCCGCCGCGCAGCGTCTGATGACGCGGCCCGATCCGCCGACGGCGGTCTTCGCCTTCAACGACGCCATGGCGTTGGGCGTCGTGCGCTGGCTGCGCGAGCACGGTCGCAGCGTCCCCGGCGACGTCTCGGTCGCGGGGTTCGACGACACCTCGGCCGCCGTCCTCGGCGAGACGCCGCTGACCAGCGTCGCGCTGCAAAGCGTGGACCTGGGACGGCGCGCCGCGCAGATCCTGGTGGACCAGCTCGACGGCAAGGACCCGCACAACGGCGAGACCATCATGGCCGGCCGGCTCATCGTGCGCGCGTCGACCGCGCCGCCGTCGGCCGCGGCTGCCGACTGA